The window AAAGATTCTTGGGAATACCACTGGCCTGCACCCTTTAACTGTTATTTTTGCACTCTTACTGGGTGCCCACTGGTGGGGAGTACCAGGGATATTGTTGTCGGTACCGGTTGTGGCATGTGTCAAGATCATTCTC is drawn from Clostridia bacterium and contains these coding sequences:
- a CDS encoding AI-2E family transporter; translated protein: KILGNTTGLHPLTVIFALLLGAHWWGVPGILLSVPVVACVKIILQYLFSKIVEITPT